The segment CAATTCCATGAAATAACAAGATGCAGGGGGAACTGACTGTAAAAGTTGTGCTGCATGTTTACACCTTTCTTTAAAGCCACTGGAATGCCAATAAAAACTGACTGGCTGAAGGTTGTAGTGTCATTATCTTGGGAGGTTTAATAATTTCTAAATGGAGCAAAGTACTAAAGATAAAGGATATCAATGACGGGGTTTGTTTATATGCGAGAATTAAATGAATATACACTGTATGACAataacagcaacacaaacagcaCACACTTATGTTACCATACAGACAAATTAGTAGACCCTAACCCCCCCTTTTTAGGTGGAATTTGGTAAACAATATGCCTACGAGGTGGACTTACCGTTCAGTTCTGACTCATGGACATTTCTCAACGACACTCCAGAGGGCAATTAAAGGTGTGCATAGTGTTGACTGTAGAACTTATCATGTATCAACTATTAGATGCATAATAATTAATCGCCcacaccttttaaaaaaaaaaaatcatgtgtaATTTGTGATTTGTGAGATGGTAAATGGGACAGGAAATAACCCAAAACAAGTTCTGCTGCACAAAGTCATCTTTTTGCCCCTAATATTtgcttttttacttttcagGCCTTGGACATTTATTCAGATGACACAATCTGTCATACAGTATCCTCAGAAGATATCATAAAACCACTCACATTGCACTTCTGttcttcacaaacacacacacacacacacacacacacacacacacacacacacacacacacacacacacacagacaagtgtGGATTTCATCTCCTGTTTATACACCTAAGACATATGACGGTACACACCCAGACAATAGACATTTCATGTAACTATTTAGACTTTGAACTTGTTGGGTGTGGTCTATAAGTCATAAGATACTACGCACTATTGTGaacactgtactgtactcaATTAAAGTCTGTTGTGTGACTCCTATCTGTTGGCAATTCCATTAATGTGAAAGTGGCTAATCGTTTAAGAttgtgtgagttttgtgtgttatgtgtaggATTATTCAATTTTACAGCTTTTCATGCAGTACATCTGTTGGTAAGTAACTTaagtacttgagtatttccattacTGCGTTATTTTATAATCATATTCCCTTACATTTCTGAGGgaaatttcttttatttcactATATCTGTTGAACGGCGAATTCAGACTAAGATTCTGCATACAaaacatgatatatatatatatatatataaatataatctaGATAGTTATATAATCTATAActgtgtcatatatatatatatatatatatatatatatatatatatatataatctagaTAGTTATATAATCTATAActgtgtcatatatatatatatatatatatatatatatatatatatatatatatatatataaatgacactgttatagattaaactacccagccATTTATAAAGCAAttaaattagctccaccttgaCCAACTACAGCATTTAATATTACAATTAAACATTAACAGTGGAAATTCTGcctaatgagtacttttactttgccaaagaaagaagaaaagtacTGCTGTTCATGTGCTGTGACAGTGTTTTATATATGGGTGTATTACCATATTACACTGACTCACCCTGTGGGAGTTCCTCTAGCTGATTCCTCTCAACAGATAGCAGCTGCAGGGTGGGGGCCCAAGACACACATCCCCGTCTTCTCGAAAGTCTGAAACGACGTAGAGGTCTACCTCTGACATAACGGCTTCCAAGGTTTCTCTCAATGCAGAGGGACAAGTGTGTGATACTGTTGTTTCCCAGCAATACACTCCTGAGGTTACGATGTGGCTGGTCGAGCGTTACAGTGTCAAGGAGGTTATGGGACAAGTCTAGCTCAGTGACGGAGTCTCGGATGTGTTGCGGCACCAAGGAAAGGCCAGAGGAGGAACAGTTCAACAGGGGAGCTTTCTGACAGCTGCAGGACTCTGGGCAGGGAGGACGCAAAGAGGAGCAATGGAGGCCAGAGGAGACGAGGAGCAGCACAGCAGCCAGGGACGGCCCCTGTGCCACTGCCATCACAATCTGTCCTGAGAGAACACATAGATCATGAATGACAGTTCAGAGATTCACTCAAATagtaaaaatcaataaatccaATGCTATATAACCAAATGCAAAACGTAGATCACTCATCACAGTAACATATTAACTTCAATTAAAAGAGGTCACCTCAGCACCTCTGTTGGGCCACTCAGGGACATTTAGATACTTATTCTGGATATACTCGAGAATTTCTGTGTACGTTCAGTCATTGCCATGTTGAAAAGTATATTTCTACCGGAGTCTAATCTTCCTCCATTTTACACTGATCAAGTTCAGGGTGTTCCTTTGGACTTTTTCTAATGCTCGATTTATTCATTTGCAAAACGTCACTTAACCATTATGGGTTATACTATTTATGGGTTGTACTTTGTGCGCAGGTTGTGAAACACTAGCATAATAACTTCTTATCATTACCTTTTTGTTATATCTATCAGACATTATTAGCATTATACACACCTGTCCTGAGAGTACAGATAGGTCATAATGGATGACAGTTCAGAAATTCACtcaaaaagatattttttactAATAGGATATGTTGTATGAAAAGACAGTTTTGTATAATCATGTACTAAAAATCACTAAATCCAATGCTATAAGACCAAACGCAAAACTTATATTACTCATCACAGTAAGATATTAACTTAAATTAAAAGAGGTCCATGATGTACAATAATACAAACAGCACATTAAGTAAATAAATATCAAACTCACCTTTGTGTCCACTCTTTGCCAATGTGACAGGAAAACTGGTGACTGGTCTTTTCACACCCAGTGTATTAACTTTGACAGGCTCCGGCAGTTCTGATCAAAGTCTGAAGAGTATTTTGCTGCGTTGAGCTTAACCCGCACCCACCCTAAAGATGCCATTCGGTGATTCATTCAATCATTTACATGTCTGGTTAATGTCTTACTGTGATTGTTTTCCTCTTTACGTATGATCGATTACTATGATGCTGAAGATTTATGGCAAGGAGAGCCATGCCACGGCTGCACATTCCATTAGATAATAAAACAGTATGATCTTTTATGGTTTTAAATGACCATGTTAAGACTTTAGAGTTTCCTAAAAAACAATGATAAGAAGTTTCACATGACAACATGTTTCTTTATTGAAACAAACGTAGCATTGAAatgttggagaaaaaaaaaattaatttagcaGATCAAAAACACTTCAACATCAGTCCTGTAATGCTCTGAGAAACAAAtactttctgacatttcaaCATCAGCCTTGttataaaacagacaaaacaatccAAAGCACAatgaaagtcaaatattttataCTATATTGCACAAAATTCAAAACACTTAATATAGGCTTCAAACTTTCCTGACATTCATCATTTAAAAAGCTTTGATTTAATCTGAAGCATAACTTCTCCTTCTGAGTTTcaatattgtattattttttctgTAAAAAAGGATTTGCAACAAAATTAGAGtattacatacattatattCTATATCATCCCTTGTTAATCCATTGGCACGTGCATATAgacagtcaaaaaaaaaaaagagacctaCTCTACTTAAGCATTATTTGATGGCTGAAAACATATCTTATGTTTTTCAGTTCATCCCAAATGTAATATTAAGTACATCATTATAATCATGTAGTGTCTCAACTCGTCAGAGGTGAATATAATAAAGAAAGTATCAAACAAAGCTGCCAGAAACAAACACATGAGCAAATAAAATCTCATGCAACCCGTCTACAAGGGTTGTATATTAGTTATACTGGACGGTAAGGCAAAAAGTAAATACTGTAGCTTCTAATTCCTATTGATGGGCAGTGTAAACCACACTATGATGTTAAATCTGGGAGTGTTATGTACTGAAATGACATCGCATATTTATAGATAAAGTTGGCACACCTGCAGAACACTAAAATAATTCAGAACTTACAAGTATGTTCCTATCTTTGGCCAAGTGGCAATGATCTGTAACACAATTCCTGTTTGGcaaacaaaatgacaaatacagAATTTGTTGGGTGTACGGCAGAGGTATTGTTATGTGCAAGTCATGATGAATGTCTTATAGAAGTTTCTATATATGCAAATTTGTAACCTGACAGTGCCAACAGACTGTAGCGAGATTTAAAAGCAGACTTTGTGGAaaagtctcctagtgagctttTCCACACGGGTTGTCTGAAGTCTGGCAGCCCATGTTGGGATATTTCACCTGCACACGGAACAGAGTCCCATCTGCACACATGCAGAGCTTGTACCTCTCCATGCCTTCATCAAAATACACATCACCCGCGGAATTAGGGATGCGTGTAGCATTGAACATGACTGATCCGTTAAGGACAATGCTGTTCTCctgcaaagaaaaaaatcccaaaataaCCCGTACATCCTCACGTATTCATCTACACCAGCTTTAAACTGTATTTGTGCAAGAGTTTAGAACAACCTTTATTTTAAAGGACACGTTATGGGGAAAACATGCACTCCTCAATCCCAGTGTCACACATCAAGTCGTGTTAACAGGACATGTTGCTACACTCCATACTTACAGCCCTGAGTTCGATGCCTCCACCCATTTTGAACTCTACAGTCCGGCCCATGATGTTAACGCCCTCGTTTCCACGAATGATGGCCTTGCTGTCCCCTTTAATGTTCAGGTCAGATGATGCACTACTGGTGATCTAAAATCAAGAGACATGCAATTTGTAAACGCTTACAAATTAAATGTGAATGCAACAATACAACAAGCTTACAAATGGGAAATGCTGAAGGGAAAAGGCACATTACATGTTGTAACATTAAACACAGGCTCTGTCCAGGTGGAAGCTAACACCGTAGGCCTGATAGGCATGACTAGCAGTAGCCAACAGGAAACGCAGCAAGAATTATCTTTAACAGGGATGCatatacatgaaactgtattaaTATAAAGGGTAACAACCGTTTCGGAACTAAATTAGCTTTACTACTGAAACTCCGGAAAAAAACTCTCCTGAACAGCATCAACACTAGGAAAACATCACACAGAATATACCCAAATTACAATGTGAAAGcaagttttgaaaaataatttttcCACACTTAGTAAAGATGCAAAGCTAAAACAGTTTCTCTATATTCAAATTCAGGCCTTTATTTCATAGCACCTTTGTTAGGGAATACAGCTTTGAGTCTTCTCGGATATGCAGGTTGTTTATCAGCTTTGCACACCTGCTTTTCATTCAGATTATCTGAGATTCTGTCAGCAACGGTGAACTGCACACTTCACGGCTCTCTGGATATTCACATCTGCAATCTGGTCATTGGTTAGGCCACTTAGGGACATTCAGATAATTATTCTGAAGATGCTCCAGCATTTCGGTGTACGTTCAGTCATTGCCATGTTAAAAAACTAAATTCTATCAGAGTCTAAACTTCCACCATTCTACACTGATGAAGTTCAGTGTGTTcctttggacttttttttaatgctttattTACACATCTGCAAAATTCTACTTAACCATTATGGGTTATTGTGTGCTGATACTACTTTGTGCACAGGTTGTGAAACACTCACACATTAACTTGTGTTATTATCACTTGTTTGTTATAGTTATCAGCCGTTATTAgcattccacttctgggattgctccggtgctgctggaaattctgccggatcacgctcttttcggccggatgtccgtccccttcctctttctttgtgttggcgttctaaactggtggatttgtgaggactatggttaactgctcctcagatctctgcagggtaaatccatacagctagctagactatctgtccaatctgagttttctgttgtacgactaaaactacttttgaacgtacacatgttccaccaaaacaagttccttcctgaggctacatgtatttagcagaggcaccgtggctctgtccggcgcttagcactggccatgacgattgtgattggtttaaagaaatggcaataaaccagagcactttttttttcccattccagaatgctgtgtggactagccagaccctcctccacagcattgtgaaggaaggtctggcaaagcgagattaGCATTATACACACCCTTTCTGTGGAAGCCTTTTTAACACTGAGAACTTTGACTCCTTCGGGCAAATGGAACTCATGGTTTTCAAAGTCTGTGCTGAAGAATGTGGTCTGTGTGCGAGGGTCTGTGAAGGATATGCCAACATCACTGACGACTGAGGTCTTGTCCTTCTCGACACTCAGCTTAGTGGTGCCTTGCTGGAACACGACCTGGAACAACATacatcaaaataaaagaagagtTCTAAAAGTGGGCACACATTGTGTCATTTTCTATGTTTTCAAAATGCTCAGTGTTTCTCACCGGATTATTGTTGCCGACAAGGACTAGGTCCTGGTCCTTGCGGCCTCCTACTGTGCTCTTGTGCAGTGGGTG is part of the Perca flavescens isolate YP-PL-M2 chromosome 9, PFLA_1.0, whole genome shotgun sequence genome and harbors:
- the sgcb gene encoding beta-sarcoglycan, with amino-acid sequence MASEQESSNGPVKKSMREKAIERRCINKEHNSNFKAGYVPIEEERLHKTGLRGRKGNMAVCIVILLFLLALINLIITLVIWTVIRIGPNGCDSMEFHETGLLRFKQKADMGIIHPLHKSTVGGRKDQDLVLVGNNNPVVFQQGTTKLSVEKDKTSVVSDVGISFTDPRTQTTFFSTDFENHEFHLPEGVKVLSVKKASTERITSSASSDLNIKGDSKAIIRGNEGVNIMGRTVEFKMGGGIELRAENSIVLNGSVMFNATRIPNSAGDVYFDEGMERYKLCMCADGTLFRVQVKYPNMGCQTSDNPCGKAH